The Populus alba chromosome 6, ASM523922v2, whole genome shotgun sequence genomic interval GTCTTCTACATGTTAAAGTCTTTTTAAATGTACTTCAtttcccaattttttttctgttcacTTCTCTTGGCTTGGAATTTAGAGTTTTACACAACTGAAAATTAGCTGACTATATCTGTCCTTCAAATTGCTGTATCTTTGGTGCTTAATTTAGACTGTTGAACCCCATCCCCAGCAAAGGATCATTCTCACCTTCATTTCTATTTCAATTATAGGCCTGAAATACCGAACCAGCAAATCTATATGTTTGCTACCCTGCGCTCGcaaaatttaagataaatgtgaaaaataaattaaaaatgtaagGCTTAAATGGTAACTGTTTTTGCAGTTCATGACATCTGAGCACCAATATATATCACGGAAAAACGAAGGGGATCGAGTTATTGTCTTCGAAAGAGGGAACTTGgtttttgtctttaattttcatTGGACCAACAGCTATTCAGATTACCGAGTAGGCTGCTTAAAGCCAGGAAAGTACAAGGTATTCTCTGTAACCTTTTCTATATGCTTGCACAAGTAATAAAGGttatgaacattaaaaaaaaatcaacagtgCTAATTGGGCCCTTCCTTTTGTATGCTCAGTATTGAGTAATCTGTGTTCAGGAATGTGTAGGCTTTCAATTCAGTTCAGTTCTGTTTATAGATATCCAGTAAATCCCAgtattttaaaacttgtaaatCTAGTTGATGCCTCGTGCTGTGCTAGTTTGCCTCAAATTTTCCacttatatttataaaacaccttttgttttttgcttgcaGATTGTTTTAGATTCTGATGATCCATTGTTTGGAGGCTTCAAAAGGCTTGATCAGGATGCTGAGTACTTCACCTCTGTAAGAAAATTGTTTGTTACCTGAATTCAAGTTTCATCCTCATCCATCTTCCACCAGGCAGTTCCTTGTAAATATTAGAATAGTTGTCAACATTTATGTGGTGACTGTGCAGGAAGGGTGGTATGATGACCGGCCTCGTTCCTTCCTGGTGTATGCACCAAGTAGAACGGCTGTGGTCTATGCTCTGGTGGAGGATGAATTGGAACCTGCTGAGAGTGAAAATGGACCTGCTGAGGGCTGATATTGATCTCAACAAAGCCTTTCTCGATTTAGGATGGGCATCAGGCATCTGCAATCGACATAGTACATGGAGGACCATGATTTAAGTCAATCCTAGTGCCGTTGCCAGCATTTTGTCATCCAAGCACAACCAAGAAAAACGAGCAGAGGCAGAGATTATGCGAATTGTTAATCAGTGGATCAAAAGAAGACCAAACaatgttgaacatgtagaaaatTTTGTCTGAAATCTGTGTAGTATTTGCTGGTCAAGTCATCGTGCCCCTCCAAGTGCAAACCAGGCCTCTTCTTGTATAGGCACGTTGTGATGGTCATGTAAATAATGGCgcatttataataaaatgtgATCGTCTGATTAGTTTTTCTCATGCGAGTGTTGTGCTGATTAATGGCGCTCGTGCGGGTAGCAGTCACCGGGTGGCTGGAGATttggagatatgatttttattatcatgCATGTTTGCCTGACCTGTCtcattttgtttccatgcatgCAGAAGCTTGGCCTTTTTAACCTCTTTTTATGTGCCAGGGAAGcagcatcttttttcttttatggtgTTTTGAACTGCCATTGGTTCTGGTTACCATAGCCATGGCCAGAAAGGGTAGTTGCTTGAAACAAGGCATGTGTTTCCAGGCCATCATTTTATGCTTCcttaaatctaaattattaaatttatataatttatattgaatgAAAATGATTTAGTACATGATAAAATGgcaacaaattatttttcatttaatttaagtCATTGAATACCGGATTAATGGTGAGATTTAAACCATAATGAGCtgatttaaattgaagaatGAAGCGTAATTATGCAAGAGTGTAACACGAAAGAAAAAGGATAGATAACCTGGAAGGCTGCAACTACAAGCCTATATATGGATGAAAGGACCAGGCACCTGATTTTGCCTCAACTTCATGCATTGTCTAAGCCGTCAGATGAAAAGGTTACCTTCAGCCAAGGCACTCATcacattaaacataaaaaacaaatcaatgacAAGATTTCAATCAAATAAACACAACACACTGTCCACTGAAAGATTTTGACTAGGATGTCTAGCAACCAGAAAACCCAACATTATTAGTTAATGCACGTattgatgtgtgtgtgtgtgtgtgtgtgtgtgtgtgtgtgtgttactACACCACAAACTAACCTAAAATAGATCAAGTTTCAGAAACAGTGGGGCGAGATAACTGGTGCAGAACATTCGTGGGAGATGAGTTTTTGGTAGTGGAGGACCTCAGCGCCTCAGCAAGAGGCCCCCCCATTGAAGTCACCACCTGGTTTGTAATTTTTGTGCCCCATCCTGCAGCAGCCCAATTGCTTGTATTGCCTCTAGAGATCGGGGCTGGGGCCGGTTCCGGCTCCGGCTCCTCCTCTGCACTATTATTCCCAGTGGACAATTTCAATGACACATCTGATGCTGGTGAGTTTCCAGGCATTGAAACGGAGAGTCAGGTAAAAGAGTTCATTGAGCTTCCAGCATTAATATTGTCGGATTCATCAACGGATCGTGGCCAGTCATCAAAAAAATGCCACAGAATGTGGCCATCAGACCTGTTACCAACCTCATTTGGAGGTGGTGGTCCAATTAAGCCCTTGCTTTCAGTTTTGGAGCTACAATAAGGGTGAGCAAGAAGattaaagcaaaaacaaaacaatgaaaagGTAGTTAGACATAATTCTAAGAATTTCTAGCTGGGGTCGGTCCCATCGATTAAGGACAATATTAGAGATTCCATCCATCATCATGTTTCCTCCTAGTTAGTTGAAAATTCTGCTTAAACTAACTAGTTTCTTAAATCCAGAGGATCATCCACCAGAATATCTTTGATGAGGTtattaaatcattaaattaaagcCTGGCTGCAAGATTACCTATGATTGAGATGAATGGAAGGGGATTCTAGTGTATGCGAAAAATGAGTCCCATTGACCACCTCTGATATGGTTGGTGTGGTACTGCAATTGAAAGCAGCAGCTGATGCGGTACCACCCGCACCTCCAATACCAATGCAAGTGATGTTAGTGGATATTGTAGGTGTGGGATTTTCCACAAGCTTTCTTGAACGGTTGCGGCCACGGTGCAAGTGGCGCTCGCAATACTTGTGCCCTGCCACCACGTCTCTGGAGCACCGCCATTTCTTACCATCTGTTCTCCGGCACCGACCTGGCTCCGGATCCATGGCTGCTCTTCCCCAATACCCTGTTTGCAATACTACGTACTGACGATATTAAACCACGTTGATATATATGGGCAAACAGTAATTAGTTAACTATATAACCACAACAACTCCGCATTTTAGAGAGGATTTGGTTATAAGCGCTTACAAGATGGCTGATAATATAGTTGAAGAGGATGATGGAGGAAATGTGGAGAGTGAGAATGAAGAAGGGTTTTCTTGATTGGTTGGAGAAGCTCCGGAGGAATAGCTGCACCGGCTAACATGAATCTGTAGATCAAAGCCTGCAGCTCTAGCTCTTGCCACTGTTCCAGGCTAAAGTAATTCCCCATGATCTCTAACAAGCAGAACAAGCACCATtcacaaaaggaaaagaaacttaTATCAACTCGAATTGATGAAGATTGAGTACGTAACATTTGAAGCAAACCATGAAACTTTCTTTAATTAGGTGAGGAAGAGGGGGGTGCAAGAAAAGTCAAAGAGTAAACTTACTAGGAAGTCTGGTGTTTGCAGCTGTGTTTGAATCAGGAAATGCTGACAGGTTACTGGTTTTGCAGCTGGGCTCAGGTAGAAACAAAGGGAAGGCAGCAGCAGACCCAGATGAGTGTGgatgttgttgtggttgatgGGGATCCATGAGGAGTTTTGGCATCTTTGCAGAGGGTTGTTGCCCTGACTCCTCATGCTGGTTTCTCCATTGCTTCAGATGGAAGTCCATGGAGAGATCAGATTTGTTGGATTGGTTACTTTCTGTCTGGTTGGTTTTTAATATAGCTTTGTTTGATCTTGGCGTGTTGAGAATGCTTGCAAAAGCTCTCACATCGGCttctttgtttgttattatgGCAGGCCAGAGTGAGTTCGGACAAGATGGACCAACCTTTCGGGGGCACTTGAGAAATGTCAGCCAGACAAGACAGGTGAGAGTAAAAAGAGAgccaaaatataataaacaaatcTTCAACATGTAAGGGAGATTGAAGTAGCTTGCAGAGCTGCTGTCCTCTTTCTGTCCCTCTCTAAGCTTTTCTCTGGAAACAGCACATGAGAGTTCTGAGAGAGAAACCAGAGTACAGAGTTATCCTATCACTTTGCTGTATCAGAAAACCCCTTTTTGTTACTTTGAGTATTATTATATCAGCCCAAGTCCGATAAAATCTTATTGGTTTgttagattaaaaaacaatttgaacaagccatgcaaaaaatatttttattttaaaaaaattaagaaaatacttgaaaaaaaaggttaataaaaaaatacatttgatgACTCGAATTAACttaagattaatttattaaatttatgattagatTATAAAACCCcaataattctataaaaaatataaatatattattaaaatcaatatttaatcaatatcatatcaaaaaatgaaataaaaaaaaatatttaactaaaaaatattaggtcAACCcatgttaacctgtcaaatatgGACTATAAGACTATAATAACttaatagaaagtaaataaaaaaataaagttcaattcttaatcaactcaatattgaatgataaaattataaaaatttaattaaaaaaaaatcaccagaGTCAGTCAATCAAATTCATGACAAAAGTAACGAGGGGATAACCtcattaaacacaaatcaaaacaaattataaagtctaattttcaatcaacttaatattgaaggataatttttttaaaaaaatcaactaaaaatgaaaaaaaatatgactagagtcaactcaggttaacttgttaaacctgGTTCAAGAAATCGGGATAAcacaatagaaagaaaatataaagttcaattctcaatcaatctagttttgaatgatgaaattgaaaaaaaaattaattaaaaaaaagaccataaaaaaactcgagtcgACCTGGCTAACACGCAAAACTCTCAACCAAGGTGATGAAACTatgataacctaatagaaaaaaattatgaaataattttaaatcacaattcttaacaaacacaatattaaaagatgaagttaagaaaaaaaattaattaaaaaaaggacacAAAAATATCTAGATCCAACACGATTAACATACAAAACTAGCGGCCCGAGTCATGAGACCATGATTACCTcataaaaaccaaataagaaaacaattatgatatctaattcttaattaatccaatattgaatgatgaagttgcaaaaaaatgtaataaaaaaaagaagacttgAGTTAACATGTTTAACTCACAAAACTTGCGACCCGAGTCACGAGACcaagataacttcatagaaagcaaataaaaataaattatgaagttcaatacCAAGTAAACCCAATgaaggatgaaaaaaataaaaaacagagttcgaaatatatacatatatatatatataagtaaataaaatggaGTACTAAAATGAAAATGGACTTGGCTTTTAATTGTTCATTGCTCTTGTAAAAACCCAAGCCCTTTTAGTATATGCTAGATCAGTGATTTGCGCTACACCGTAAGCCagtctaaaattttttagatgaacaataaaaaaaacatttagcaataatcaattaaaagaaatgaatcaTTGATATTATGTCTggaatgagaagaaaaatttctcttagtttattttattttggttgagaattacattaattttctcctcaaaattaaTCTTCTATTTTACTTGAGAGCTTCCTCACATTACCTTTATCAAGGACACCACTTTATTACACAATTTCCTCGGTCAATAAACTTTATAGGCTTAACATCAAGTgttaaattttcttgaattttgttaGGCACTTGTGGTAAAACTTGTGAAGGATCCACTTTTGCATTCCAAAATAGAGATATATGAAACACATCATATATCTTTGATAAATAGACTGACAAGGTTAACAATAGACCATTGATCCaatactatttataattttaaagggaTCGATATATCTTGGTGccaacttctttttcttcccaAATCAAATTACATTCTTCTAGAACATAACCTTTAAGAATACTTGATCCCCCATTTCAAATTCCAaaggtctttttaattttcagcaTAATTTTTCTATCTATTTTGACTTCTTTCATCCGTGCTCTAATCATTTGGATCTTATCTGTAGTTATTTGTACCAGTTCCAACCCTACTAGTTTCCTTTCACTTACCTCATCCTAACATATAAGAGTTTGACACCTTCTCCTACGAAGTGCTTTAAACAAGGTCATACCTATTGTGACCttaaagttgttattataagcaaatttcaCTAATGATAGGTGTTTTTCCTCAGGTATCTCCATAATCAAGAGTAAAAGATCTTATAAGGTCTTTTAGTATCTAAATAGTCATATCTAACTATCCATCGGTCTAAGGATAGAACATTGTAatcatttttaactttttttcccgAAGCAAGTTGTATACTTGACCACAACTTGGATGTAAATCAAGGATCCTGTTCAAATACAATGGACACCAAAACTCCATATAACCTAATCAATTTGTTGATGTATAACTTAATCACATTGTCCATTTAATCCATcatttttataggtaaaaacaAAGTAGACttagtcaataaaaaaactatctagATTGCATTGTTTCTTATATTACTATTTGGAATAGCCACCATAAAATTCATGGTGATGTCCTCTCATTTTCATCCTGGTACTAGAGGAGGCTGTAATTCTCCAGCTAGTTTTCTATAATCATTTTTTACCTGCTGACAAATAGCACACTTCATTATCCATGTTGTTATCTCTTTGTTATAATCAATTAGCTTTTATTCAGGTCCCTACAAATTGAATTGGGCTTTCCACAACTGTGTCTCAAGCTAATTGAGTGACTAGATTTGGCTATTAGATGATGGTGTGACGAGGTTACTTCTTAGCTCTCCTACAAAAACAAGttctttattgaaataaaagacTCTTTGATACTTAAATTAGTTATTGTATGAGAAGAATTAATGtccaagaaaaaagagagtgGCAAGCGTATAGTTATGAATTAAcgtccaagaaaaaaaaaggaaagtggcAAGCATATAGttatcttttttaagttttgttctATATTATGAATgaacttttatattaaataaacttgAGTTGCCTTTAATGACCTTAAGTTGCCATGAATTACCATAAGTGGAATGAAGTGGCCACGAGTGACCATAAGAGATTGTGAGTGGCTCTGAGTGACTGTAAATGGCCATGAATAGCCTTCACTAGCCATGAGCTCTGTGATCTCTTGTATGAACTTCTCTTGTAAGTGATGTTGTGTTTATTTGGTGACCTAATACCACATAATGAGTGGAGTAAGGACCTCATAGAGAGTGGAGTAATGATGAAGAACTCACATGCTTGTTGGTTGTTATGTCATTAATGGAAATTCTAGCGTTCTcgagcatagttttaaaactcggctCGACCGGGTGAGTCAACCTGGGACCTGGGGCTGGAATCGGGCCaggtttataaaaaataagggtaGTTAACAACCCAGTTGATCTGGTGGGTTGACCCGATTTCAACCCGTTGactattttttaccaaaataatgtcgttttgatttataaaaaaactaaggttGACTTGGTTAAAACCTATGACCTGACCCGAGTTTAAAAGCATTGCTCTCGAGTGATTGATGAGAAGAGTCGATGCTTACTAAAGAGATAGGTTGGCGTGAGGTAGTTATTAGTGAAAAAAGTAAGTGTCTTATTGATAATTCATGTGTAAGCATAAGAGGTCAGTTGTCACAAATGGAGTATTAAATGTGCGTCATGCATAACACTAGTAGATAGTGTGCAATGTCATTCTGACTTCTTAGAGCTTATAATATGAATTATGGCGTGTGATGCTTGTAGAACTGGATATAGACCTAAATAGTAGGTTTCATGATGCCCAAAGTGTTGTAGATAGGGTGGTTCATTCATTTGAGCCACCTTAATGGACAAGCAATGTAGACAGGGTAATACAATAAGTTCTTCCTATTATGGCCAGGTCCGAAGACAAGGCAGTTCGTTTAGGCCTACCCTAAGTAcactggtcttttttttttatcaattttttttaaaaaaaatatctaacctaaaaaatgggaaaaaaaaagtttgtaacAGATGGGTGCTTGCAAAAGATTGAaagtgaggaaaaagaaaaggaggagatAAAGAAGTAGAACAATTTTGGTGATTTAATTGTCCGCATAAAGAtgtcaaaagaaattaaaaagaaaaatcgacattttgtgttttaagaaaatggaagaagagatgaatttgattgtgtttgttttctaggTAGCTTTTGtcgttgtgttttttaaaaaataagttttaaaaaagtgtggttagttaaatttatattcgtatttggtaaaaattatggttaagGTTTAtgtgtagaaaaaaaaacatgtataaaatatttggttaattgtgtttaaaagtgtggttacagttacttttcaaagtgttttttacttgaaaataaattaaaataattttttttatttttttaaaaattatttttgatatcaacccaaattgatttgaaaatacaaaaaaaatatattaatttaaagtaaagaaaaaaataaaataaaatttaaattttttcaaaaacgtttttaaaacataaaaataaacagcgttttataaaactcatttaaaaaattatacaaaaactaTGTTGGACATGTTTTTCTATCATGAAATAACACTTTGTATTGGGCatgttttcatgtaaaaatgattaaatgaaTCGCCGTCAAGAATTTAAATCTCCGCCTACATTAGAATTGAAAGtttatcttccttttttttacattaattaaaatattataaatatataaacaagtgATTTCTTTTATGATATTGCGGCGTTTCCTATGTTGTTTTGAGAAAACATGAGACTTTATAGAAGAaggtttattgttttcttttgttgaaaaataaaagtacaGGGGTGAcgatcaaaatcaaaatataacaaaaacaattttcagaGTGACCTTATGGCAATACGAAGCCCAACTGTTTTTAATGGGCCACGTCTAAGCCCTCGCTGTTATATTCGAACTGCCTTAGATAAGGTTTTGAGGGTGTGTTAAGTAGTGAGTggaaatcatgttttaaaaaaaatttaattttttttattaaattagttttattttatttataaattatttttatgtattgatattaaaaataaatttttaatatatatattattttaatatattttcaaataaaaaatactttaaaatctaatatttaCTGAATTTCCAAATAACTactaaaacaaatgaaaattcaaACGTTGTCTTGGCAtagcattaaaaaataagtagctGCCCTGCCATTCAATattcttcatatatttttttcatacaatgCAGTTATATCAATCTCattgcttatttattttttatttttattttcaatatcacTAATGGGATTTGTcaaattaatttcctttttttagggAGTCCAAAGGGAATGTAGGAGAGCAACAAAAGATTTGATTTTCAtgtagattttattattttcaaattttgattttatatcattaatttgttttaagcaCTCTGGAGTTTTAACAGTTAAAAATATGCCAATAATATATCATGTAAGCTAGgaatagttatatatatattaagatactTACACTTACAGTGTTTAGAACCCtctgaattgaattcaattaaaaggttttgataaaatcttatttttaaaacacttttgaatgtcaaaaattgaatttcaaatagaattcaatctctaaaaatattataaaaataaattaaaagtcaattttaaagaggaaaaatttaatgttaaaactatttaaaaaaaatacccatttatctaattttttttagaaacattttaagaaataaGATGAAGGTAAcgaagataatataaaaaataaaataaattgaattttatctcaaattcaatttatttattaattgaattcaaattaaatactataattaaattaaattacaataaaaaaaattgattataacAAAGTGGTGAGTCTTTACATAAACTATCTAAAGAAACACGGCATCAGTCTAGTCTTTTGTAGtaaaataattactttaagAGCATACATAggtgattttaataaattaaatggttgAATCCGAGACAAATACACGTGAGCGTGGactatgaattattattattgctatttagTTGTTGGTTGGTGCAAGAGTATAGCAATAAAATAAGGTTAATTGTGTCATGTTCCAATTGCTCCGTTAATTTATAATGAcgtaaatgaataatttttacgataagatgaaaatttataattggacacacatattaaataaataatatcatatggATTGAGTTATAGGATTCAGAgacccatattaataataaaaataaaaatcttggaaCGAAGTCGTATTGTGGTTTGAtagatattttaaagaatttttcatcatttcatagaataaattagattttagatCTTGGAATAAAGATGGTTGAGTACCAACCAATAAGGAGAGGAGAGTTGGCTGAGAATGTGAACAATTTATGCTAGGGTTGGacggtttatttatttatttatttctggtTAATCATGGGCTAATCTCAAGACATCATTTATCTTATAtgtaaattagatttttatcctacttttattttatcaaacaaattattaacaaaatgaTAGTTTTGAATGATGGAGACAAACTTATggataaaatataagattaaaGAAGGTATTTGAAAACATGATTGtattcgtgttttttttttagataatttttttttatattttgaatcgttttgatgcgttgatcttaaaaataattttttaaatataaaaaaaaaataatattttaatgtattttagcatgaaaaat includes:
- the LOC118048217 gene encoding growth-regulating factor 4, which translates into the protein MDFHLKQWRNQHEESGQQPSAKMPKLLMDPHQPQQHPHSSGSAAAFPLFLPEPSCKTSNLSAFPDSNTAANTRLPKIMGNYFSLEQWQELELQALIYRFMLAGAAIPPELLQPIKKTLLHSHSPHFLHHPLQLYYQPSLLQTGYWGRAAMDPEPGRCRRTDGKKWRCSRDVVAGHKYCERHLHRGRNRSRKLVENPTPTISTNITCIGIGGAGGTASAAAFNCSTTPTISEVVNGTHFSHTLESPSIHLNHSSKTESKGLIGPPPPNEVGNRSDGHILWHFFDDWPRSVDESDNINAGSSMNSFT